From Vitis vinifera cultivar Pinot Noir 40024 chromosome 14, ASM3070453v1, a single genomic window includes:
- the LOC100258305 gene encoding uncharacterized protein LOC100258305: MENQGKKVLVTSNGDEISANIAFHLAKRGCRLVLMGNESALRKIAEEIMGSIKGAAPVEVVGMDMEEEKESVFDEAVGRATMWLGKLDALVHCYSYEGKMQEPLNLPEDEFKKIVKINFMSSWYLLKAVGKRLKEQKSGGSIVFLSSIIGSERGLYQGAAAYGSCLAGVQQLVRHAALEIGKYQIRVNAIARGLHLDDEFPLSVGKERAEKLVKDAAPLHRWLDVKNDLASTVIYLVSDGSRYMTGTTIFVDGAQSLVRPRMRSYM; the protein is encoded by the exons ATGGAGAATCAAGGGAAGAAGGTCTTGGTGACCTCCAACGGGGATGAGATTTCGGCGAACATTGCTTTCCATTTGGCAAAGCGGGGTTGCAG GCTGGTTTTGATGGGAAACGAGAGCGCTCTTCGGAAAATTGCCGAGGAAATAATGGGTTCTATAAAGGGTGCCGCTCCAGTGGAGGTGGTCGGAATGGATATGGAAGAGGAGAAGGAATCGGTTTTTGATGAGGCAGTGGGCAGGGCAACGATGTGGCTAGGCAAGTTGGATGCTTTGGTTCATTGCTACTCTTACGAAG gGAAAATGCAAGAGCCTCTGAATTTACCTGAAGATGAGTTCAAAAAGatagtgaaaataaatttcatgtcCTCATGGTACCTCTTAAAGGCTGTTGGCAAAAGATTGAAGGAGCAGAAGTCAGGAGGTTCCATTGTATTTTTGTCCTCCATAATTGGCAGCGAGAGGGGGCTCTATCAGGGGGCTGCTGCTTATGGTTCTTGTTTGGCAGGGGTGCAGCAGTTAGTTAGG CATGCAGCTCTGGAGATTGGAAAATACCAGATCAGGGTCAATGCAATTGCCCGTGGCTTGCACTTAGATGATGAATTTCCATTGTCAGTTGGGAAGGAGAGGGCAGAGAAGTTGGTGAAAGACGCAGCACCACTCCACAGGTGGCTTGATGTCAAAAATGATCTGGCATCGACAGTCATCTATTTAGTCAGTGATGGGTCGCGCTACATGACTGGGACCACCATATTTGTTGATGGGGCTCAGTCTCTGGTAAGGCCAAGGATGAGATCTTATATGTGA